One genomic window of Arachis stenosperma cultivar V10309 chromosome 10, arast.V10309.gnm1.PFL2, whole genome shotgun sequence includes the following:
- the LOC130958045 gene encoding AAA-ATPase ASD, mitochondrial-like: protein MIEESKMKTRAGDTMFGQIGSIIASLMFIWAIFEKFFPFQIRNQAQKHTLRLFSFVYPYIQITFNELIGDRHMSRSEAYTSIQNYLSSKATTQAKRLKGDIGKNNQTLLLTMDDHEEVCDEFNGVKLWWVSGKNVAKSQTLSLHNNLADEKRYYKLTFHKQHRNMVLGTYLNHVMREGKAVMVRNRQRKLYTNSGSFWNHVVFEHPATFESVAMDEELKKRIIDDLVTFSKSREFYARIGRAWKRGYLLFGPPGTGKSTMIAAMANLLGYDLYDLELTAVKDNTELRKLLIETSSKSIIVIEDIDCSLDLTGQRRKKMERAKEDEEDEEEDQRKKKQNGVKERDVKSSQVTLSGLLNFIDGLWSACGGERLIVFTTNYVEKLDPALVRRGRMDMHIELSYCGFEAFKLLAKNYLKIESHHLFSTISDLLKHSQITPADVAEHFMPKPAFGDNPDLYLKALIQSLEETNFKQNKHASNT, encoded by the exons ATGATCGAGGAGAGTAAGATGAAGACAAGAGCAGGAGACACGATGTTTGGTCAAATAGGATCCATAATTGCTTCATTGATGTTTATTTGGGCCATATTCGAGAAATTCTTCCCATTCCAAATCCGAAACCAAGCACAAAAACACACTCTAAGGTTGTTCTCTTTTGTTTACCCTTACATCCAAATCACATTCAATGAACTCATTGGTGATAGACACATGAGTAGAAGTGAGGCTTATACTTCCATACAGAATTACCTTTCTTCCAAGGCCACAACACAAGCTAAGAGACTCAAAGGTGACATAGGCAAGAACAACCAAACCCTTCTTCTTACCATGGATGACCATGAAGAAGTGTGTGATGAGTTCAATGGTGTTAAGCTTTGGTGGGTTTCTGGCAAAAACGTTGCCAAATCCCAAACTCTTTCTCTACACAACAATTTAGCGGACGAGAAAAGGTACTACAAGCTTACCTTCCATAAACAACATAGAAACATGGTTTTAGGAACATATCTTAATCATGTTATGAGAGAAGGTAAAGCGGTTATGGTTAGAAATAGGCAGAGGAAGCTTTATACTAATAGCGGTTCGTTTTGGAATCATGTTGTGTTTGAGCATCCGGCAACGTTTGAAAGCGTGGCGATGGACGAGGAACTGAAGAAAAGAATCATTGACGATTTGGTAACGTTTAGTAAGTCAAGGGAGTTTTATGCAAGAATTGGAAGGGCCTGGAAGAGAGGGTATTTACTTTTTGGTCCTCCGGGGACGGGGAAGTCGACGATGATCGCGGCGATGGCGAATCTGTTGGGATATGATTTGTATGATTTGGAACTGACTGCTGTGAAGGACAACACTGAGTTGCGGAAGCTGTTGATTGAGACATCAAGCAAGTCCATTATTGTGATTGAGGACATAGATTGTTCACTTGATCTAACTGGTCAGAGGAggaagaaaatggaaagagccaaggaagatgaagaagatgaagaagaagatcaaCGGAAGAAAAAGCAAAATGGGGTGAAAGAAAGGGATGTTAAGAGCAGCCAG GTTACACTCTCAGGGCTTCTGAACTTCATTGATGGATTGTGGTCTGCATGTGGAGGAGAGAGGCTAATAGTTTTCACTACAAACTATGTTGAGAAATTGGATCCAGCATTGGTGAGAAGAGGGAGAATGGACATGCACATTGAATTATCATACTGTGGATTTGAGGCATTCAAGTTGCTGGCCAAGAATTACCTTAAAATTGAATCACACCATTTGTTTTCAACAATTTCTGACTTGCTCAAACACTCTCAAATCACACCAGCTGATGTTGCTGAGCACTTTATGCCCAAACCTGCTTTTGGGGACAATCCAGACCTTTATTTGAAGGCTTTGATTCAATCACTTGAAGAAACCAACTTCAAACAAAACAAACATGCAAGCAATACTTAA